A single Acidobacteriota bacterium DNA region contains:
- the dnaX gene encoding DNA polymerase III subunit gamma/tau, which produces MSYQVLARKYRPQAFDEVVGQRGTTETLRNAIASGRIAHSFIFSGARGVGKTTTARILAKALNCVTGPTPVPCGACDACTEIAEGRDLDVVEIDAATHTGVDNVREVIIENLSIRPVRDRYKIFIIDEVHMLSASSFNALLKSVEEPPDHVVFMMATTELHKIPDTIRSRSQEYEFRTIATRDIVAQLQKIAGLEGIGVEPAALQMMARAAEGSLRDAESAFDQVIAFAGEQVTADDVATVLGIVGRDLLLDIVEMVADEDAPKVFDLAGRAVESGHDLRLLCRELSRVVRDMMVVSIDPSRLDDPEYVPEGDVERLKQLASRYSREDLLRAFDVIARAEFDLRNASQPRYTFEMTLLKWMHLRSVAPLADVIAALQAGQPVPPRGAPAPRRHTPAPGTRSGVAPAFSKATAGGPRAPIPFGRPGSPDSQGQPRATPLPPAPTPPAPTLVEPVPSAPARASADEAAPHEAAPVEAAPDEGSGGAPGPALRDRILTELKKTNKLFHGAVAAQAHRVEVDGDRLTFTFTTSQRVLRAQLEQKTSFIERVAEQVAGHPMKVLVVEVEERAAPKGPTPAELAQERLRQAALADGAVQALLDVFPAEIKNVEEIEE; this is translated from the coding sequence GTGTCCTACCAGGTCCTCGCCCGGAAGTACCGCCCCCAGGCCTTCGACGAGGTCGTCGGCCAGCGTGGCACGACCGAGACGCTGCGCAACGCCATCGCGAGCGGGCGCATCGCCCACTCCTTCATCTTCTCGGGCGCACGGGGCGTAGGCAAGACGACCACGGCTCGCATCCTGGCCAAGGCGCTCAACTGCGTCACCGGCCCGACGCCCGTCCCGTGCGGCGCCTGCGACGCCTGCACGGAGATTGCCGAGGGGCGCGATCTCGACGTCGTCGAGATCGACGCGGCCACGCACACGGGCGTGGACAACGTGCGCGAGGTCATCATCGAGAACCTCTCGATCAGGCCCGTCCGCGACCGCTACAAGATCTTCATCATCGACGAGGTCCACATGCTGTCGGCCTCGTCGTTCAACGCGCTGCTCAAGTCGGTCGAGGAGCCGCCCGATCACGTCGTCTTCATGATGGCGACGACCGAGCTGCACAAGATCCCCGACACCATCCGCTCGCGCTCGCAGGAATACGAGTTCCGCACCATCGCCACGCGCGACATCGTGGCGCAGCTCCAGAAGATCGCGGGCCTCGAGGGCATCGGCGTCGAGCCGGCGGCGCTCCAGATGATGGCGCGGGCCGCCGAGGGCAGCCTGCGCGATGCCGAGAGCGCCTTCGACCAGGTGATCGCGTTCGCCGGCGAGCAGGTGACGGCCGACGACGTGGCGACGGTGCTCGGCATCGTCGGCCGCGACCTGCTGCTCGACATCGTCGAGATGGTGGCCGACGAGGACGCGCCGAAGGTGTTCGACCTCGCCGGCCGGGCCGTGGAGTCGGGTCACGACCTGCGGCTGCTCTGCCGCGAGCTGTCTCGCGTCGTCCGCGACATGATGGTCGTCTCGATCGACCCGTCGCGCCTCGACGATCCCGAGTACGTCCCCGAGGGCGACGTCGAGCGGCTGAAGCAGCTCGCGTCGCGCTACTCGCGCGAAGACCTGCTGCGCGCCTTCGACGTCATCGCCCGCGCGGAGTTCGACCTGCGCAACGCGTCGCAGCCGCGCTACACCTTCGAGATGACGCTGCTCAAGTGGATGCACCTGCGCTCGGTCGCGCCGCTCGCCGACGTCATCGCGGCGCTGCAGGCAGGACAGCCGGTGCCGCCGCGCGGCGCCCCGGCTCCCCGGCGGCACACTCCGGCTCCCGGCACGCGGAGCGGCGTCGCGCCGGCCTTCTCGAAAGCGACGGCGGGCGGGCCGCGTGCACCCATCCCGTTCGGCAGGCCCGGGTCGCCCGACAGCCAGGGGCAGCCGCGCGCGACCCCGCTGCCGCCCGCTCCGACACCACCGGCTCCGACGCTGGTCGAGCCGGTGCCGTCCGCGCCAGCCAGAGCCTCGGCGGACGAGGCCGCTCCACACGAGGCCGCCCCGGTCGAGGCCGCTCCAGACGAGGGGAGTGGTGGTGCGCCCGGTCCGGCCTTGCGCGACCGCATCCTCACCGAGCTGAAGAAGACGAACAAGCTCTTTCACGGGGCCGTGGCCGCGCAGGCGCACCGGGTCGAGGTCGACGGCGACCGGCTCACGTTCACCTTCACCACCTCGCAGCGCGTGTTGCGCGCGCAGCTCGAACAGAAGACCTCGTTCATCGAGCGCGTGGCCGAGCAGGTGGCGGGACACCCCATGAAGGTGCTCGTCGTCGAGGTCGAGGAGCGGGCGGCGCCGAAGGGGCCCACCCCCGCCGAGCTCGCCCAGGAACGCCTTCGCCAGGCCGCGCTGGCCGACGGCGCCGTGCAGGCGCTGCTCGATGTCTTCCCCGCGGAGATCAAGAACGTCGAAGAGATCGAGGAATAG